A single Tuberibacillus sp. Marseille-P3662 DNA region contains:
- the floA gene encoding flotillin-like protein FloA (flotillin-like protein involved in membrane lipid rafts): MDQVSGSSIGVFLIAAIIIIVLAIFLTFVPVMLWISALAAGVRVSIFTLVGMRLRRVTPRKVIAPLIKAEKAGLKLNTNLLESHYLAGGNVDRVVDALVAAHRANMELSFERCAAIDLAGRNVLEAVQMSVNPKVIETPFTAGVAIDGIEVKAKARITVRANIDRLVGGAGEETVIARVGEGIVSTIGSSETHSKVLENPDMISQTVLKKGLDAGTAFEILSIDIADVDIGKNIGAHLQTEQAEADKNIAQAKAEERRAMAVAQEQEMKARVEEMRAKVVEAEAEVPQAIAQALKDGNIGVMDYMNYNNIKADTDMRDAVGHINQNDEDEPDPES, from the coding sequence ATGGATCAAGTTTCAGGTTCATCCATTGGTGTTTTTTTAATCGCAGCCATCATTATCATTGTTTTGGCAATATTTTTGACTTTTGTACCTGTCATGTTATGGATTTCAGCATTGGCAGCGGGTGTACGGGTCAGTATTTTTACACTTGTTGGTATGCGCTTACGCCGGGTGACGCCAAGAAAAGTCATTGCGCCGCTCATTAAAGCTGAAAAAGCGGGCTTGAAGTTAAATACGAACCTATTAGAAAGTCACTATCTCGCGGGCGGTAACGTTGATCGGGTTGTAGATGCCTTAGTCGCCGCTCACAGGGCGAATATGGAGCTCAGTTTTGAGCGCTGTGCCGCCATTGATTTGGCAGGTAGAAATGTCCTCGAAGCTGTACAAATGAGTGTGAATCCAAAAGTGATTGAAACCCCGTTTACCGCGGGTGTCGCCATTGATGGCATTGAAGTAAAGGCCAAAGCTCGAATCACGGTTCGGGCGAACATTGACCGGCTTGTGGGTGGTGCCGGCGAAGAAACGGTGATTGCCCGTGTGGGTGAAGGTATTGTATCAACAATCGGATCCAGTGAAACTCACAGCAAGGTTCTAGAAAATCCCGATATGATCTCACAGACCGTATTGAAAAAAGGATTGGATGCAGGGACGGCGTTTGAAATTCTGTCCATTGATATTGCTGACGTGGACATTGGTAAAAATATTGGCGCTCATTTACAAACGGAACAAGCTGAGGCCGACAAGAATATTGCTCAAGCCAAGGCAGAAGAACGACGGGCAATGGCGGTTGCCCAAGAACAAGAAATGAAAGCTCGCGTCGAGGAAATGCGCGCCAAAGTAGTTGAAGCCGAAGCTGAAGTGCCACAAGCCATAGCTCAAGCACTCAAAGACGGAAACATCGGTGTAATGGACTATATGAATTACAACAATATTAAAGCTGATACAGATATGCGTGATGCGGTCGGTCATATTAATCAAAATGATGAAGATGAACCGGATCCTGAATCCTAA
- the yqfC gene encoding sporulation protein YqfC, protein MAKWRNNLKSWVLNHTDMPADVVMDLPRITMIGQLHIYIENHKGVLSFTNNELRLSLDQGQLLITGKDFVLKTILPEEILLEGTIKQVNFID, encoded by the coding sequence ATGGCAAAATGGCGTAATAACCTAAAAAGTTGGGTCCTTAATCATACTGATATGCCTGCCGATGTTGTCATGGATTTGCCCCGGATCACCATGATCGGGCAATTACATATATATATTGAAAATCACAAAGGTGTTTTGTCGTTCACGAATAATGAACTACGTTTGTCATTGGACCAAGGACAGTTGTTGATTACGGGTAAAGATTTTGTTCTAAAAACCATTTTACCTGAAGAAATTTTACTTGAAGGAACGATCAAACAAGTCAATTTTATCGATTAA
- the yqfD gene encoding sporulation protein YqfD, with protein sequence MKKNWDETIYGHVRVIIKGKRTEQFINRCVRENVAIWDVSRVTDNKIRCYIALKNVKEIKPLLKATDCRIHFERRQGLPFFIKRMTNRAGIIGGLALFFLVLFILSNMVWSIKITGADARVEDDINKILKNMQVHVGSIDFFLPPLEKMEDELAAQLDKVTWVGVSKNGTTYRIDVVQKELPKEDKNTGPRDMVASQKATIVDIYAEKGTPMVKVNDFVKPGDVLISGNVGTSEDPKFVSAKGKVIGETWMTTETEVPLKTDYTTMTGETYTQHQLSLFGWDVPIWGFDDDPYKHSEKEVVKKPVRFLFWKLPVSYKKEIKRETESSKRHLSKSDAVKLGKNISRKQLLNRLSDEAEIVSQEATNIDQKDGIVKLEISYTVHQKITETKSFVPKQRKQKLEEETEDDE encoded by the coding sequence ATGAAAAAAAATTGGGATGAAACGATCTATGGTCATGTCCGTGTCATCATTAAGGGAAAGCGAACGGAGCAATTTATTAATCGCTGTGTCAGAGAGAACGTGGCGATATGGGATGTTTCACGGGTCACTGACAACAAGATCCGTTGTTACATTGCATTAAAGAATGTTAAGGAAATCAAGCCATTGTTGAAAGCAACGGATTGCCGTATCCATTTTGAAAGGCGGCAAGGTTTGCCGTTTTTTATCAAGCGTATGACGAATCGGGCAGGAATTATTGGTGGACTGGCCTTATTTTTCCTTGTATTATTCATTTTATCTAACATGGTTTGGTCTATTAAAATTACCGGTGCCGATGCCCGTGTTGAAGATGACATTAATAAAATTTTGAAAAATATGCAAGTCCATGTTGGTTCCATTGATTTCTTCCTCCCGCCCTTAGAAAAAATGGAAGATGAACTTGCTGCTCAATTGGATAAGGTGACATGGGTCGGTGTGTCAAAAAATGGGACAACTTATCGGATTGATGTTGTTCAAAAGGAATTACCAAAGGAAGACAAGAATACGGGTCCGCGGGATATGGTCGCTTCACAGAAAGCAACCATTGTTGATATCTATGCCGAAAAGGGAACGCCGATGGTCAAGGTGAATGATTTTGTTAAACCCGGCGACGTTTTAATTTCGGGAAATGTGGGAACATCTGAGGATCCTAAGTTTGTATCGGCTAAGGGGAAAGTTATAGGGGAAACATGGATGACCACGGAAACAGAGGTTCCGTTAAAAACGGACTATACAACGATGACAGGAGAAACTTATACCCAACACCAGTTATCGCTGTTTGGTTGGGACGTTCCAATATGGGGATTTGATGACGATCCTTATAAACATAGTGAAAAAGAGGTTGTCAAAAAACCCGTCCGTTTTTTATTTTGGAAACTTCCTGTTTCCTATAAAAAGGAAATTAAGCGAGAGACGGAGTCGTCAAAGCGTCATTTATCGAAAAGCGACGCCGTCAAACTTGGAAAAAATATCAGCCGAAAGCAACTGTTAAACCGCTTGTCTGATGAAGCTGAGATTGTCTCACAGGAAGCGACAAACATCGATCAGAAGGATGGGATTGTCAAGCTTGAGATATCCTATACAGTCCATCAAAAGATTACAGAAACGAAAAGTTTTGTCCCGAAACAAAGAAAACAGAAACTAGAAGAAGAGACTGAAGATGACGAATGA
- a CDS encoding PhoH family protein gives MTERPLQAIDLQFDESNEAIALFGPGDANLKIIEEKLNVSLVTRGEGVSVSGNDQVVGQVKQVLQELLNLVKKGYQVTERDVVYAIQLAEQGQIEELSHLYEEVIAVNAKGKPIRVKTLGQKHYIAAMKSKDMVFAIGPAGTGKTFLAVVMAVNALKNGDIKKIILTRPAVEAGESLGFLPGDLKEKVDPYLRPLYDALHDILGAEHTMRLIERGTIEIAPLAYMRGRTLDDAYAILDEAQNTTNEQMKMFLTRLGFHSKMIVTGDITQVDLPKGHESGLKIARDTLKNINGISTVQLKPVDVVRHPLVQKVIEAYE, from the coding sequence TTGACAGAACGTCCATTACAAGCGATCGATCTCCAATTCGATGAATCTAATGAAGCTATTGCTTTGTTCGGCCCCGGAGATGCCAATTTAAAAATCATTGAAGAGAAGTTAAATGTATCCCTTGTCACACGCGGAGAAGGTGTATCCGTCTCGGGCAATGATCAAGTTGTAGGGCAAGTGAAACAAGTGTTGCAAGAACTGTTGAACCTTGTTAAGAAAGGTTATCAAGTGACAGAGCGCGATGTTGTTTATGCTATTCAATTGGCTGAACAAGGGCAAATTGAAGAACTAAGTCATTTGTATGAAGAAGTCATTGCCGTCAATGCCAAAGGCAAACCCATTCGAGTCAAAACTTTGGGGCAGAAGCACTATATTGCTGCTATGAAGAGCAAGGATATGGTGTTTGCTATAGGTCCGGCCGGAACGGGTAAGACCTTCTTAGCTGTTGTTATGGCAGTTAATGCTCTGAAAAACGGGGATATTAAAAAAATTATTCTAACACGTCCCGCTGTCGAGGCCGGCGAAAGTCTAGGGTTTTTACCTGGCGATCTCAAAGAGAAAGTCGATCCCTATTTACGACCATTGTATGATGCCTTGCATGATATTTTGGGAGCTGAGCATACGATGCGGCTCATTGAACGAGGGACGATCGAAATCGCTCCGCTTGCTTACATGCGCGGGCGTACGTTAGATGACGCGTATGCGATCCTAGATGAGGCTCAGAATACGACAAACGAGCAAATGAAAATGTTCTTAACACGCCTTGGTTTCCATTCAAAGATGATTGTGACCGGTGACATCACTCAGGTAGACTTGCCTAAAGGCCATGAATCAGGTTTGAAAATAGCACGAGATACACTTAAGAATATTAATGGGATCTCAACAGTCCAATTGAAACCAGTGGATGTTGTCCGTCATCCGCTTGTTCAAAAAGTCATAGAAGCTTACGAATAA
- the ybeY gene encoding rRNA maturation RNase YbeY yields the protein MSLTIEFNDETEQINDPLQGHMNDLLSFAAEKLNIDDAELSVTFVDNTTIQGINKRYRDKDQPTDVISFALEEMDETEVPVEGDDMPRILGDIVLSVPKAEEQAKAYGHSFTRELGFLLVHGLLHLLGYDHMTETDEKEMFQLQEDILSDFGLTRSS from the coding sequence ATGAGTTTAACAATTGAATTTAATGATGAAACCGAACAAATAAATGATCCATTGCAAGGACACATGAACGATTTACTATCGTTTGCCGCAGAGAAATTGAATATTGATGATGCGGAGTTGTCCGTAACTTTTGTTGATAATACGACGATTCAAGGTATTAATAAGCGTTATCGGGATAAAGATCAACCGACGGATGTCATTTCGTTTGCTCTTGAGGAAATGGATGAGACGGAAGTTCCGGTTGAGGGTGATGATATGCCAAGAATCCTAGGTGATATTGTCTTGTCGGTTCCAAAAGCTGAAGAACAAGCCAAAGCGTATGGTCACTCATTTACAAGAGAACTGGGCTTCCTGCTTGTCCACGGTCTACTTCACTTGCTTGGATATGATCACATGACTGAAACCGATGAAAAAGAGATGTTTCAACTTCAAGAAGATATTTTATCTGACTTCGGTTTGACGAGGTCAAGTTAA
- a CDS encoding diacylglycerol kinase family protein — MKGDGSSSYSLWHRISFALSGIVQAAKAEKNLQIQLAIAFIVLTLAWILEISRTEFFIILLLIGQVVSLEMVNTALERVVDLVSDEWHALAKAAKDIAAGAVLSMSVISAIIGGMIFWPTF; from the coding sequence GTGAAAGGGGATGGCTCAAGTTCTTATTCGCTATGGCACAGGATTTCGTTTGCATTAAGTGGGATTGTACAGGCGGCCAAAGCGGAAAAAAATCTACAGATCCAATTGGCGATTGCATTTATCGTTCTTACGCTGGCATGGATTTTAGAGATTAGCCGAACTGAATTCTTTATAATTTTGCTTCTTATAGGACAGGTTGTGAGTCTTGAAATGGTGAATACAGCGCTTGAGAGAGTGGTTGATTTGGTCTCAGATGAATGGCATGCATTAGCCAAAGCTGCTAAAGATATAGCTGCAGGGGCTGTTTTATCAATGTCGGTGATTTCTGCCATTATTGGCGGCATGATTTTTTGGCCGACATTTTGA
- the cdd gene encoding cytidine deaminase: protein MNDEQLIEAATDARNKAYVPYSDYSVGAALLTSGGEVYTAGNIENAAYPLTICAERTSLFKAFSDNDKDYQTLAVVADSNRPVPPCGACRQVMAELCPGDMRVLLANLDGDVQTTTVSELLPGAFNAGDMNHDK, encoded by the coding sequence TTGAACGATGAACAATTGATTGAAGCGGCAACCGACGCAAGAAACAAGGCCTATGTACCATACTCGGATTACTCTGTTGGGGCCGCTTTGTTAACTTCAGGCGGTGAGGTTTACACCGCTGGTAATATTGAAAATGCAGCCTATCCCCTGACTATTTGTGCGGAGCGGACGTCGCTGTTTAAAGCATTTTCAGACAATGATAAAGACTATCAAACGCTGGCCGTTGTCGCTGATTCAAATCGGCCTGTTCCACCGTGTGGAGCTTGCCGTCAGGTGATGGCTGAGTTATGTCCCGGAGATATGCGGGTGTTGCTGGCCAATTTAGATGGTGACGTGCAAACAACAACAGTTTCGGAACTATTACCAGGAGCTTTTAATGCGGGGGATATGAATCATGACAAATGA
- the era gene encoding GTPase Era, which translates to MTNDQFKSGFAAMIGRPNVGKSTLLNHVLGQKVAIMSDKPQTTRNKIQAVYNQSDAQVVFIDTPGIHKPKHKLGSFMTNIAQKTLDEVDIVLFMVDADKGYGKGDQYIMEQLEKCHTPVFLVINKIDKVHPDQLLPFIESYREKYDFTEVIPISALNGNNVNTLLEQILLYMEEGPQFYPADQITDHPERFIISELVREKVLHLTEDEVPHSVAAQVEHIEYKEEKDTVYVAAAIIVERSSQKGIIIGKQGKMLRNIGTQARGDIEALLGSKVYLDLWVKVRENWRNREGRLRDFGFVEEDY; encoded by the coding sequence ATGACAAATGACCAATTTAAATCAGGGTTTGCGGCAATGATTGGCAGACCAAACGTGGGGAAATCAACGTTATTAAACCATGTGTTAGGGCAAAAGGTTGCTATTATGAGTGACAAACCGCAAACAACAAGAAATAAAATACAAGCTGTTTATAATCAGTCAGATGCTCAAGTTGTTTTTATTGATACACCAGGTATACATAAACCGAAACATAAATTGGGAAGCTTCATGACTAATATCGCCCAAAAAACACTTGATGAGGTCGATATTGTTTTATTTATGGTTGATGCCGACAAGGGGTATGGTAAAGGGGATCAATATATCATGGAGCAACTGGAAAAATGCCATACTCCTGTTTTCTTGGTCATCAATAAAATTGATAAAGTACATCCTGATCAGTTATTGCCTTTTATTGAGTCATACCGGGAGAAATATGATTTTACTGAAGTGATTCCGATTTCCGCACTGAATGGGAATAACGTGAATACGCTGCTAGAACAAATTCTTTTATATATGGAAGAAGGACCACAATTTTATCCTGCGGACCAAATCACAGATCATCCAGAACGCTTTATTATCTCTGAATTGGTCCGCGAAAAAGTCTTGCATTTGACTGAGGATGAGGTGCCTCATTCGGTTGCTGCTCAAGTCGAGCATATCGAGTATAAGGAAGAAAAGGATACAGTCTATGTTGCGGCAGCTATCATTGTTGAAAGATCATCTCAAAAAGGTATTATCATCGGAAAACAAGGAAAAATGCTGCGGAATATTGGGACACAAGCACGGGGTGATATTGAGGCGCTTTTAGGAAGTAAGGTTTATTTGGATTTATGGGTTAAAGTCAGAGAAAATTGGCGTAATCGCGAAGGTCGTCTGCGCGACTTTGGGTTTGTTGAAGAAGATTATTAA
- a CDS encoding YqzL family protein: protein MLDFTWKVFCMTGDVDTYLLYKEMENNDGTEQENGDEALVNDTPTQ, encoded by the coding sequence ATGTTAGACTTTACTTGGAAAGTCTTTTGCATGACGGGGGATGTGGACACCTACCTTTTGTACAAAGAAATGGAAAATAATGATGGTACTGAACAAGAAAACGGTGACGAAGCGTTGGTGAATGATACACCAACACAATAA
- the recO gene encoding DNA repair protein RecO: MEKSEGIILKSVDYGEANKILTVLTRKHGKIGLMARGAKKANSRLSSISQVMSYGQLLYKKSQGLGWVSQGEILNGFRHLKSDIVPMAYASYVIDLTNQLIDQNETNPFLFEWLLHTLNYMDEGLDPKVLTLIYDVKMLPQAGIAAELDGCAHCGRFNLPMAFSVTNGGFLCAGCSYHDRHALPISEAAAKLLRMFKHINLNRLGKIHVKKSTIREMDQVMSLFYEQYSGVKLKSKQFLKQIEELDSR, encoded by the coding sequence ATGGAGAAATCGGAAGGCATTATTTTAAAATCTGTTGATTATGGGGAAGCGAACAAGATTCTGACTGTTTTGACAAGAAAGCATGGCAAAATTGGTCTAATGGCCAGAGGAGCTAAGAAAGCTAACAGCCGTTTGTCATCAATTTCCCAGGTGATGAGCTACGGACAGTTGCTATATAAAAAAAGCCAAGGACTTGGATGGGTATCTCAAGGGGAGATCCTTAATGGGTTTCGCCATCTAAAGTCTGATATTGTTCCGATGGCTTATGCTTCTTACGTCATTGATTTAACCAATCAATTGATAGATCAAAATGAAACAAATCCTTTCTTATTTGAATGGCTGCTGCATACGTTGAATTATATGGACGAAGGGTTAGACCCTAAAGTACTTACACTGATTTATGATGTCAAAATGCTGCCACAAGCAGGTATAGCGGCTGAACTTGACGGTTGCGCTCATTGCGGTCGTTTTAACCTTCCAATGGCATTTTCCGTTACTAATGGTGGCTTTCTGTGTGCGGGTTGCTCTTACCATGATCGCCACGCTTTACCTATAAGTGAAGCCGCCGCCAAATTGCTCCGCATGTTCAAACATATTAATTTAAACCGATTAGGGAAAATACATGTCAAAAAGAGCACGATTCGGGAAATGGATCAGGTGATGTCATTGTTTTATGAGCAGTATTCGGGAGTGAAATTAAAATCGAAACAATTCCTTAAGCAGATTGAGGAACTGGATTCCCGTTAA